GAACGATGTCGAGCAGTCGCTTGGCGCCTATCGCAAGGCGTTTGACGAGTTCGTCTCATTGACCCAGGCCAAGGACCTCGCTCTGGAAATGGCCAGTTGGTCGGTGTCGAGCGTAGCCAATAACCTCGACGTGTTGCAGGCCGGGCTGGCTGACGATGGCGCTTATACCTTGAAGGAATCCGAGGGCAAGGACGGCGCGCAGTTCATTGAGCAGGCCAGTCAGGTCAGCCAGGTTTCGCAGTTGATGTTGCAAGCCATGAACGAGGCCCGAGTGCGCCTCGACCAGAGCCGCAAGGGCGATGACGACAGCGCCGGCAAAGGCAAGATCGAGCAGGCTGATCAGGCGTTGGCGCAAGCCGAACAACTGAAAACGTCGGTCAAGGATGAGGGTTATCAAACGGTGCTCAACGAAGTGGCCGGGCATATCGCCGGATTCAGCGAGAAACTGGCGGAGTACACCGGGCTGCTGGCTCAGGAAAAAACCGTCTACGAACAATTGCATCAGCGCGCCGCTCAGGTGGTAGCGCGCGTCGATCAGGCGTATGTCGCCGAAGATGCGGCGATGCAGGCTGAATTGAAGAAAAACTCATTGTTGATCATTGCTTCTTCGGCGCTGGCGCTGTTGGTCGGGTTGATCGCTGCGTGGGTGATTACCCGGTTGATCGTCGCGCCGTTGCGCAGCGTTATTCGCGTCGCGCAGCAGATTGCGGCGGGGGATTTGAGTGCGACGGTGGAGGTGACCCGGCGTGATGAGATCGGCCAATTAATGCTGGCGATGCAGCAGATGGGCGCGGGGCTGAGCAGTATTGTCAGTGGGTTGCAGGCGGGGATCGAGCAGTTGGCCAGTTCGGCGCAATCGCTGTCGGCGGTGACTGAGCAGACCAACCTGGAGGTCAGTAGCCAGAAGGAAGAAACCGAGCAGGTGGCGACGGCGATGAATCAGATGACTGCCACGGTGCATGACGTGGCGCGCAATGCCGAAGAGGCCGCGACCGCAGCGCAGACCGCCGACGACAAGGTTGAGAGCGGGCAGCAGGTGGTGCGCCAGAGTATGGCGCGGATCGAGCAGTTGGCGGATTCGGCGACCTCGGCGAGTTCGAGTATCGAGAGTTTGAGTGCCGAGATTCAGAATATCGGCACGGTGTTGGGGGTGATCAAGAGTGTTGCCGAGCAGACTAATCTGTTGGCGCTGAATGCTGCGATTGAGGCGGCGCGGGCGGGTGAGCAGGGCCGGGGTTTTGCGGTGGTGGCGGATGAGGTGCGGGCATTGGCCAAGCGTACTCAGCAGTCGACGGAGGAGATTGAGCGGTTGGTTTCGGCGTTGCGTTCGGCGGCGCAGTCGTCGGTGCAGCAGATTCGCAGCAGCGGTGAGTTGGTGAAGTTGGCGGTGAGTGATGCTTTGCAGACGGAGAGTGCTTTGGGGAGTATTGCGGCGGCGGTGTCGTTGATTCAGCAGATGAATCAGCAGATTGCGGCGGCGGCGGAGCAGCAGAGTTCGGTGGCCGAGGAGATTAATCGGAGTGTCACGAGTATTCGGGCGAGTGCGGATCACTCTTCGCTGGCGATGCGCGGGAATGCGGCTTCGAGTATTGAGTTGGCGCAGTTGGGGGTGGAGTTGAAGGGAATGGTTGGGCATTTTCGGCTTTGATGTTTTGGGCATGGCGGCTTTAGCGCCGACCAATCCCTCCCAGATTCACCCCGTCCCCTGTGGGAGTGAGCCTGCTCGCGATGACGTCTTCAAACCCCACCATTCCCTCTCGAATGTACTCATCCCCACATACCAACTTCTCGCCAGGAAGTGAGAGGCGCAATGCCTCTCACTGTTTTGCCCGGCCGTCACCCAGGCGGGTGGTAGTTGTCCAGTACCCGATTGACTGCCAATTCTCCCATCATGATCACTTGCTGCAGCGCCACGATCGAATCGCGATGCCGCGCATCTATCGAGTTCGCGATGTCGTTGGCCATGGCGCTGGCCGATGCAAACGAGGTGCAGGCTTGTACCAGCAATGTCTCGTCGTCGACCGAGGGGCCGATGACGAAAATGCCGTACGGTTTGCGGGATGATATCTGCGTTTTCTGTGTCCCGCTGCCGATGTAGTGGCTCAGCGCCCGGTCTGCTGCGGCTTGCAGTTTTTTGGGGTCAAGGCAGGCGTCGTAGGGTAATGGATCGGTGTGCGGCGGATTGGGCGTTACTTTGAACATATTGATTTTTCCAAAGTTGGGGCCGCGACCATTCCCGACTAAAAGAAGGGAGGCGGCTGTACGCAGGTTAGTCGACCGGTGGAATCATCAAAAGACCGGCGCGCCCTAGGACGCCCTGCGCACAACCACCATCAAGTGCAGGCATGGAAATACCTGATTGATCGAGGGCTAATGCACCTAGATGAAACCTTCGGGCGACTAAACCCGACCACTGATGAGCAGCGGCAGGGAAACAATAGGGCTCAAGGGCAGGGCGCACAAGCCAGCGGATTCTGTCTTAGTCGTAGGTAAAGGCACAAGGTTTTGTAGCCTTCAGGACGTTTCTGCGCGTGTCGTTAAACGGATCTTTTTAAACGTGTTTATACCGATTCGCCTGCACCTGTGACAGGCATCGGCAGGGGCCGAAACGCAAAACGCCCGGTGCAATGCACCGGGCGTCAAGGTGTTACAGGAAGCCAGCGACGATCAGTCGTAAATCGCTTTTTTCTTCCAGTCCGCATCAGCCTCAACGTCTTTCAGGCCTGAGGTGAGTTGATTGACTTCGTCTTCGGCCGGGGCGTTTTGGTCCATGACTTGGGCGTTGACGCGGGCCAGGAGTTTTTCCAGGTATTCGAGTTGTTCGGCGTAGATCTGCGGTTCCTGCTGTTTGCGCAGGTATTGCACGCCGCGTTCGAAGGCGAGGCGGGCCTGGCCGGGTTGGCCTTGTTGCAGGGAGTGCTGGCCGAGGTTGTTGAAAAATTCGATGTGCAGCAACACGAGGATGTGGCGGACTTCGCGGATCCAGCGCTTGGCTTCGTTGGTCGGCAGAAAGCCGTCTTGCGCGGCGCGGGTGATTTGGCCGTGGAGGGCTTCGAGCAGGAAGCGCACGTCTTTGGCTTTGGCTTCGGTCTGGATCGGTGCCGGCGGGTTGTTCACCGGGAGCGATTCGCCTTGGGCGACCAGAGCGTTAAGTTCGATGATGCGGGCCTTGAGCGCAGCGTTGTTTTTTTCCAGGTTTTGCAGACGCTGGCAGACGTTCAGCTCCAGACGGGTCAACAGCAGCTTGAGCGCAGGGTTCATCAACTGACCGGGGAAGGTCTCGGTGATTTCGCCGCAGCGACGCATACGGTCGTTGAGTTCAACCTTGGTACGGGCCTTTTCCAGCTTATTGTTTTCCACCACATGGTTCATGTAGCCAATGGCGATCAATAGTGCGATCCCGGCTACAACTAGCAGGGTGATCATGAGTGGTGTCACCGGTAAGACCTCTTTATTGGGTTCGCGTGCGAGTGTAGTGGCTTGGCGTGGGGGCGCATAGCGCCGCTCGACCAGTTGGAGCAGCCGGACTCTACTGTTTATCGGCCGTCGTCGCGCTTATATAAGCAGCGGCGTGCACGTTGCACATGGCCATCATTGTTGCAGGCGGACTATAACGCCTTGATCGGCGCCAGAATATAGGCGCCAAACACCGAGCGACGGAAAACCCTGATTCGCTGCTCAAAGCAGGGCGAAGTCATTGATTTAAATAAATTTATATCAAGGGGTTGACGACCCCTCAATCCATCCATAGAATGCGCGCCACTTACAGCGTAAAGCACACAGCGAAACGCGGTAGGGAGTGAATGTTGTACGTGTGTCCCCTTCGTCTAGTGGCCTAGGACACCGCCCTTTCACGGCGGTAACAGGGGTTCGAGTCCCCTAGGGGACGCCATATGCGGGAATAGCTCAGTTGGTAGAGCACGACCTTGCCAAGGTCGGGGTCGCGAGTTCGAGTCTCGTTTCCCGCTCCAATTTTAAACAGCGTTGCTTTCGGGCAGCGCTGAGTGAAACCAGAACCGACATCTTCGGATGCGGATTTGGGCACTGAAATACACACCATGTGTTTCAGTTAGCGTGTCCCCTTCGTCTAGTGGCCTAGGACACCGCCCTTTCACGGCGGTAACAGGGGTTCGAGTCCCCTAGGGGACGCCATTTGCGGGAATAGCTCAGTTGGTAGAGCACGACCTTGCCAAGGTCGGGGTCGCGAGTTCGAGTCTCGTTTCCCGCTCCATATTCAACAAAAACGCCGCTCACTGAGCGGCGTTTTTGTGTGCGCTCGATTTATCCCAAACCTGCCAAAAAAGGCCCGCCAGTCTGACTGGGCGGGCCTTTTGCGTGGTGCATGTCTCGTCGTGAATAAGCTTTACATCGACAAAATCAGGCGCCCGGCGAACAGGATCAGAATCACCCCCATGCTGCGTTCGAACCAGTGCCCCATGCGCATGAACAACAGGCGCACCCGGTTACTGGAAAAAAACAGCGCCACAATCACGAACCACAGCGCGTTCACAAAACACATCCACACGCCGTACAGCGCTTGAATGTTCAGCGGCGTCGTGGCGCTGATGATGGTGGTGAAGATCGCCAGAAAAAACAGCGTGGCTTTCGGGTTGGTCGCGTTGGTCAGGAAACCCGTGGTAAACGCTTTAAACAGCGTCTGCTCGACCACCGGTTCGTCCGTGACTTTTTCCCCTTCAAGCACGGTTTTCGGTTTACTGCGCAACAGGCTGACACCCAGATAAAGAATGTAGGCACCGCCCACGACCTTGGCCACGGTCAACAGCCACGGCGTGGTGTGCATCAGCGCGCCGACGCCGAGCAGGGTGTAAAGCACGTGCACGGAAATCCCCGCGCCGATGCCCAGCGCAGTGCAGATGCCTACCAGCCGACCGAAACGTACGCTCTGGCGGATGGTGACGGCAAAGTCCGGTCCGGGGGCGACGACGGCCAGAAAGTGAATGGTCGCCAGTGCCAGAAACTCGCCCAGGTAATTCGAAAACATCTCAACTCCAGAAAGTAAGGGGTGAAGCGTTGCCGCGATAACCGACAAAAAAGGACAGGCTCAAACGCGGATCTGCCACGCCCGGCGTCACCGAGTGCATGCAGCGCGAGTTGAACATGATGAAATCGCCCGGATCGGGGCGTACCTCCAGGGTCGGAGGGCCGAGCAGTGCCGGGTCGATGCCGTAGCTGTCGCCACGCATTTCATCGAACTGGTCGGGGGTGATGGGGTGGTCCCACATCTGCAACGCGCCGCCCTCGGTCGGCATGTTCAGGTAGACGTTGCAGGCGAACTGCGCGTCGAGGCTGCGCGCCTGAAAACTGTCCGGGGCGTCCTTGGCGAAGATGTCGTGGTGGGCGAGAAAACACACGCCGGGCTTCACCACGCGCGACAGGCCGATGTACATTTTGCGCCCGTAGAGGTTTTCCAGATGCGCGCCCGCCGGCCAGGTCTCGTCGAGCATGCAGCGCAGCGTGTCGACGGGGGAGGCGTAGGGCGCGCAGCGGTTGCGCAGTTCTTCGATGTTGCTGGAGGCGCGGGCGAAATAGTCTTCGATCAGCAGCGGCTGGTTTTCCGCTTCATAAAACGCCATGCCAATGCGACCGATGCTCGGCGCGTTGATGTAGCCCTCGAAACCCGGCGCAAGAATCTTGTCGCCAATCTGCACCGCCAGCGGCTGGGGCAAAAAGCCTTTGACGCGAACGGCCAGCACTTCTTCGTTGGCGAGTTTTTTTATGCACGTCTCATCGAGACGCTCGACGTCAAGCATCATGTTTTTAGGTCCATCTATCGAATAGTCAACGGAGCTCGCGAATGCGCGCCCCTCCGGCGCCGGGCGATGACATTGGCGCCATCGCGCAAAGCTCAGTCCGCGCGTCAGTCCACGTGGTAATGGACGGACAACGTGCCCTTTTTCTGTGCAAGGGAGTCGATCGTTACCGTGCCCAAATCCTTCAGGCTCCGTACATGCGTGCCGCCACAACCGTAGGCCGGCAGGTCGCCGAAACTGATTTCCCGAGCGCCTTCGCGCAGTGACGTCAGGCGCGGCAGGTCGGCGGCAATCCACTGTTCGATGCCGCGTTGAACCGTTTCCACGTCGAGTTCTTCAGCCGATTCGGCTGGTTTGAATTGCACCCGGCTTTCGCCCGGCCAGTGGTGCGCCTTGATCGGCATCCAGTCGCGCGCCTGAATGAAATGCCCAATCAGGTGACCGGCCGAGTGCAGGCGGGCGTTGAGTTGGCGGCGTTGTTCGTCGACGCGGATCTGGATCATCCCGAGTTGTACCGGGTGGTCGACGTAATGGACGATCCGCTCGGGATCCTGAGCCACGCGCAGCACCTGGCTTTCACCGATCCAGCCAATGTCCGACGGCTGCCCGCCGCCCTGTGGGTGAAACAGTGTGGCGCGTAAAACCACCGCGTATTCATTCTCGTGGGGCGTGCAGTCGAGGACTTCCACATTGGCCTTGAGGTCATCACTATGGAAAAAGAGGCGAAGCGTCATATTCCATGCCCTTATTAAAATTTCTGTTTTTATTATATGAAGCGTGGAATTGCGTGATAATCCGTTCAAACATCAAAGGACTGTTGCGCTGTGAGCATAAATCTACCGCTGCCGTTGTTGGGTGAAATGGCGATTTTCGTCAAAGTTGTCGAGACCGGCAGCTTCTCCGAAGCCTCTCGCCAATTAGGCTCGTCGCCATCGGCGGTCAGCCGCAGTATTTCGCGTCTGGAGAAAGCGTTGAACACGCGCTTGCTGCAGCGCACCACGCGTAAATTGCGCTTGAGTGATGGCGGCGAAGAAGTGTTCAAACGTTGCCAGGAAATGGTCAGCGCGGCGAAATCAGTGATGGAAATCAGCGGCCAGTTCAACCACGAGGCGGAAGGTCTGGTGCGGGTCAGCGTGCCGAAAGCGGTGGGGCGCTTTGTGATTCACCCGCATATGCCGGAATTTCTGCGGCGTTATCCCAAAGTCGATGTGGAGTTGTTGCTGGAAGATCGACAGGTGGATTTGATCGATGACAATGTTGATCTGGCGATCCGCATCACCGATCGCCCGCCCGCCGGATTGGTCGGGCGGCAATTGCTGACCATCGACCATTTGCTTTGCGCCACGCCGCAATACCTCGCCGAACACGGTACGCCGACCCATCCTCACGACTTGCTCAATCACAGCTGCATCTACCTGGGCGAAACCCCGAGCGATGCTCGCTGGAAATTCAAGAAGGGCAGCAAAGCGGTAACCGTCGGAGTGCGTGGACGCTATGCGGCCAACCACACTGGCGTGCGGCTCGGCGCGGTGTTGCAGCACATTGGCATTGGCAGCTTGCCGTATTTCACCGCGCGTTATGCGCTGGAGCAGGGATTGATTGTGCAGGTGCTGCCGGACTGGACGTTCCTCGCGTCCTACCATGGCGGTGCGTGGTTGCTGCATTCGCCGACGCGTTATCTGCCGCCCAAGCTTCGGGTGTTGATTGATTATCTGGTGGAGTGTCTGGAGAAAGAGCCCACGCTGAGCAAGCCGGGGAAGCCGAGTGCCTTGGGCAAGGTTGCGGCTGAGTATGAGTTGCCGGAGAGTGACGGATTGCTTTGACTGACGCCTTCGCGGGCAAGCCTCGCTCCTACAGGGATCGCGCATAACCTGTAGGAGCGAGGCTTGCCCGCGAAGGCGCCCTCATTAACGCCACAAAAAAAGGCCCGCATGTTCACCATGCGGGCCTTTTGCATTGCTGATCCGGGATCAGTGCTTGCTGTCGTCGTTCGACATCGCCAGCAGCTGTTTTTCCTGATTCCAGTCAAACGGTTCGTCGTTCTGCTCAGCTTCGAAACGACGCTCTTCCAGAGCCTGATACAGATTGATTTCATCGTCAGGCATGTAATGCAGGCAGTCGCCGGCGAAGTACCAGAGCAGGTCGCGCGGTACCAGGTGGGCGATTTGCGGATAGCGGGTGGTTACCTGGCAGAGAATGTCCTGACCCAGGTATTGGCTTTCGATCGGATCGACCGGCAGCAATGCACGTAATTCGTCGAAGCGCTCCAGAAACAAGGCATGGCTTTCTTCGGGAACCTGTTCGGCCTCACCTACGGCGACCAGGATGCTGCGCAAGTGGTCAAGCAAGACGAGATGGTCGGCAACGACATTGGACACGAGATAAGTCCTCAAGAGCAAAACGGGCGCGGGAGTATAAAGCTCCCGCACCGGTTTTTACAGGATCAGCGGACCTTTCCGTCGGCCAGCGCCAGTTCTTCCTTGTCGAAATCATCGACATCAATGACTTTGCGGCGCGCCAGTTCGGCATCACGCAGGGTCTGCGCTTCGGCCGGTTGCAACACGCCGGCTTCCAGTGCGGCATCAATCGCGTGTTCGCCGGCAGTCGGTTTGACCTGACCGCTCTTGAGCGCGACGTGCAGCTTTTTGTGCAACGGCTGCGCGCTGTTCAGCAGATTGCACGCATGTTGCAGCGCGCCAACCGCGTCATCAGCCGACTGCGGACGGTAGCAACCGCCGAGCAACTCTTCGAGGGTTGGATCGCCCTTGGCCCGGCCAATCACCGCAGCCACTTCGGCGCCGAGTTTGTCCGACGGACCTTTGTGGCGACGGCCGAACGGGAACACGATCACCCGCAGCAGGCAACCCAGGATCTTGTTCGGGAAGTTGCTCAACAGTTCGTCCAACGCCCGCTCGGACTGACCGAGGCTTTCTTCCATCGCCCAGTTGAACAGCGGCGCCATGTGGTCCGGCGAATCCAGATCGTGATAACGCTTGAGCGCGGCGGAGGCGAGGTACATGTTGCTGAGCACATCGCCCAGACGCGCCGACAGTCGTTCGCGACGCTTCAGTTCGCCGCCCAGCAGCATCATGCTGAGGTCGGCGAGCATGGCGAATGCTGCAGCCTGACGGTTGAGCGCGCGGAAGTAACCTTGGCTCAGTTTGTTGCCCGGCGCGTGTTCGAAGTGGCCGAAACCGAGGTTCAACACCAGCGTGCTGGCAGCGTTGCTGACCGCAAAACCGATGTGCTGGAGCAGCAGACCGTCGAATTCCTTGAGTGCCTGATCCTTGTCTTCACGACCGGCCAGCGCCATTTCCTTGAGTACGAATGGATGGCAGCGAATCGCCCCTTGGCCGAAGATCATCAGGTTGCGCGAGAGGATGTTCGCACCTTCCACGGTGATGAAGATTGGCGCGCCATTCCAGCTACGGCCCAGATAGTTGTTCGGCCCCATGATGATTGCTTTGCCGCCGTGCACGTCCATCGCGTGGCTGATGCACTCCCGGCCGCGTTCGGTCAGGTGATATTTGAGGATCGCCGACAACACCGACGGTTTCTCGCCCAAATCCACCGCGTTGGCGGTCAGCATGCGCGCGGCGTCCATCATCCAGGCGTTACCGCCGATGCGCGCCATGGCTTCCTGGATACCTTCGAATGCCGACAGCGGCACGTTGAACTGTTCACGTACCTGCGCGTATTGGCCGGTGACCAGACTGGTGAACTTGGCGGCGCCAGTGCCCACCGCCGGCAGCGAAATGGAACGCCCGACCGACAGGCAGTTCATCAGCATCATCCAGCCTTTGCCGAGCATTTCCTGGCCGCCGATGAGGAATTCCAGCGGAATGAACACGTCTTTGCCGGAGTTCGGGCCGTTCATGAACGCCGCGCCGAGCGGCAAGTGACGACGGCCGATTTCGACGCCAGGGGTTTCGGTCGGGATCAGCGCGAGGCTGATGCCGAGGTCTTCCTTGTCACCCAGCAAGTGATCCGGGTCATAAGCCTTGAACGCCAGACCGAGCAGGGTAGCGACCGGGCCGAGGGTGATGTAGCGTTTTTCCCAGTTCAGGCGCAGGCCCAGGGTTTCATGACCTTCCCATTCGCCTTTGCAGATGATCCCGGTGTCGGGCATCGCCCCAGCGTCGGAGCCGGCCAGCGGCCCGGTCAGTGCGAAACACGGAATGTCATCGCCGCGCGCCAGGCGTGGCAGGTAGTGATTGCGTTGTTCGTCGGTGCCGTAGTGCAGCAGCAGTTCAGCAGGGCCGAGCGAGTTCGGGACCATGACGGTGGAGGCGAGATCGCCGCTGCGGGTCGCCAGTTTCATCGCGACCTGAGAGTGG
The window above is part of the Pseudomonas prosekii genome. Proteins encoded here:
- a CDS encoding methyl-accepting chemotaxis protein, producing MGAGLSSIVSGLQAGIEQLASSAQSLSAVTEQTNLEVSSQKEETEQVATAMNQMTATVHDVARNAEEAATAAQTADDKVESGQQVVRQSMARIEQLADSATSASSSIESLSAEIQNIGTVLGVIKSVAEQTNLLALNAAIEAARAGEQGRGFAVVADEVRALAKRTQQSTEEIERLVSALRSAAQSSVQQIRSSGELVKLAVSDALQTESALGSIAAAVSLIQQMNQQIAAAAEQQSSVAEEINRSVTSIRASADHSSLAMRGNAASSIELAQLGVELKGMVGHFRL
- a CDS encoding 2OG-Fe(II) oxygenase, with amino-acid sequence MMLDVERLDETCIKKLANEEVLAVRVKGFLPQPLAVQIGDKILAPGFEGYINAPSIGRIGMAFYEAENQPLLIEDYFARASSNIEELRNRCAPYASPVDTLRCMLDETWPAGAHLENLYGRKMYIGLSRVVKPGVCFLAHHDIFAKDAPDSFQARSLDAQFACNVYLNMPTEGGALQMWDHPITPDQFDEMRGDSYGIDPALLGPPTLEVRPDPGDFIMFNSRCMHSVTPGVADPRLSLSFFVGYRGNASPLTFWS
- a CDS encoding acyl-CoA dehydrogenase; the encoded protein is MLLLWILVLIVGVAYLAHRRVAPLPALGIVAVYVLAMGAFSHAPGWLLLILWVLIAAVAAPLLLPDLRRKYFSAPLFSWFQKTLPPMSQTERDAIDAGTVWWDGELFSGRPDWDKLLAYPKVQLTEEEQAFIDGPTEELCAMVSDWQIGQDMDLPLEAWTHIKENGFFALIIPKEFGGKGFSAYAHSQVAMKLATRSGDLASTVMVPNSLGPAELLLHYGTDEQRNHYLPRLARGDDIPCFALTGPLAGSDAGAMPDTGIICKGEWEGHETLGLRLNWEKRYITLGPVATLLGLAFKAYDPDHLLGDKEDLGISLALIPTETPGVEIGRRHLPLGAAFMNGPNSGKDVFIPLEFLIGGQEMLGKGWMMLMNCLSVGRSISLPAVGTGAAKFTSLVTGQYAQVREQFNVPLSAFEGIQEAMARIGGNAWMMDAARMLTANAVDLGEKPSVLSAILKYHLTERGRECISHAMDVHGGKAIIMGPNNYLGRSWNGAPIFITVEGANILSRNLMIFGQGAIRCHPFVLKEMALAGREDKDQALKEFDGLLLQHIGFAVSNAASTLVLNLGFGHFEHAPGNKLSQGYFRALNRQAAAFAMLADLSMMLLGGELKRRERLSARLGDVLSNMYLASAALKRYHDLDSPDHMAPLFNWAMEESLGQSERALDELLSNFPNKILGCLLRVIVFPFGRRHKGPSDKLGAEVAAVIGRAKGDPTLEELLGGCYRPQSADDAVGALQHACNLLNSAQPLHKKLHVALKSGQVKPTAGEHAIDAALEAGVLQPAEAQTLRDAELARRKVIDVDDFDKEELALADGKVR
- a CDS encoding PA2817 family protein; protein product: MSNVVADHLVLLDHLRSILVAVGEAEQVPEESHALFLERFDELRALLPVDPIESQYLGQDILCQVTTRYPQIAHLVPRDLLWYFAGDCLHYMPDDEINLYQALEERRFEAEQNDEPFDWNQEKQLLAMSNDDSKH
- a CDS encoding alanyl-tRNA editing protein, coding for MTLRLFFHSDDLKANVEVLDCTPHENEYAVVLRATLFHPQGGGQPSDIGWIGESQVLRVAQDPERIVHYVDHPVQLGMIQIRVDEQRRQLNARLHSAGHLIGHFIQARDWMPIKAHHWPGESRVQFKPAESAEELDVETVQRGIEQWIAADLPRLTSLREGAREISFGDLPAYGCGGTHVRSLKDLGTVTIDSLAQKKGTLSVHYHVD
- a CDS encoding DUF6124 family protein, yielding MFKVTPNPPHTDPLPYDACLDPKKLQAAADRALSHYIGSGTQKTQISSRKPYGIFVIGPSVDDETLLVQACTSFASASAMANDIANSIDARHRDSIVALQQVIMMGELAVNRVLDNYHPPG
- a CDS encoding LysE family translocator: MFSNYLGEFLALATIHFLAVVAPGPDFAVTIRQSVRFGRLVGICTALGIGAGISVHVLYTLLGVGALMHTTPWLLTVAKVVGGAYILYLGVSLLRSKPKTVLEGEKVTDEPVVEQTLFKAFTTGFLTNATNPKATLFFLAIFTTIISATTPLNIQALYGVWMCFVNALWFVIVALFFSSNRVRLLFMRMGHWFERSMGVILILFAGRLILSM
- a CDS encoding LysR family transcriptional regulator encodes the protein MSINLPLPLLGEMAIFVKVVETGSFSEASRQLGSSPSAVSRSISRLEKALNTRLLQRTTRKLRLSDGGEEVFKRCQEMVSAAKSVMEISGQFNHEAEGLVRVSVPKAVGRFVIHPHMPEFLRRYPKVDVELLLEDRQVDLIDDNVDLAIRITDRPPAGLVGRQLLTIDHLLCATPQYLAEHGTPTHPHDLLNHSCIYLGETPSDARWKFKKGSKAVTVGVRGRYAANHTGVRLGAVLQHIGIGSLPYFTARYALEQGLIVQVLPDWTFLASYHGGAWLLHSPTRYLPPKLRVLIDYLVECLEKEPTLSKPGKPSALGKVAAEYELPESDGLL